Below is a window of Flavobacterium sp. CFS9 DNA.
TTATTATCGCTTGTTTCTCAAAGCGGGTGCAAAAGTAGAAAACTTATTTCAAACTGGCAAAAGATTTTTGAAGTTTTTTTTAGAAAATTTCTTTTCCTTTTCAACCTCTCTCCTTACCAATTTTTCAATGAACTTCCCATGTTTTGCGGGGTGCAAACTTAAAACTTTCTTTCTTTACTCACAAGCTTTTTGGAATCTTTTTTGAAAATAAATTTTCGTTTTGATTCGTTTTACTTATCAGTATTTCTGTGAACGTTTATCGCTGTTGCGGGTGCAAAAGTAGCCACTTTATCCGCTTTTACAAGCTTTTTCTACACTTATTTTTAAAGTTTTTCTTAAATGGCTGGTTTGGCGTTTTTTACAAACAATCTTTTTTTTGTTGTTGTAAATAGTAAACCCGACAGGTTCTGAAAAACTGTCGGGTTTGACTCTTTATCATAACCTCACCTCCTAGCCCCGATAGAAGTGGACATCCTTTTGTGGCGGGGTTCGACACAAAAGATACAAACGGATAGCGGGATAAAGCTCCCCAATACTTAAATTACAAACCTGAAGGCTTCGACTTCGCTCAGCCGGACATTCGCCCCAGCCGGGCATTTGTCTCTATTAGACAAAAACTACTCTTATATCATAGAATAAGTAAAAAGCAAACCCGACAGGTTCTGAAAAACTGTCGGGTTGTAGAGCCGTATTCTTCATTAATATATATACTAATTTAAACTGTCAATTACTGCTTTTATGATAATTATTCAATTACATAACTTAATAAACTTTATGCGAAGTTTTTACAGGACTCAAAAAATTCGTAAGCTCTTTTTTCTGCATAAGAATACTCTGAATTACGTAATGGGAAAGCGCAGTGCCCACCATATCTTGGTGTTTCCAAATACACATAGGCACTCTCCTTTGCTATCGCTCTGGGATAACATCTTTCTCCCAAAAAAGGATCGTCTAATGAGTTAATAATTAAAACGGGGGTGGTAATATTTTGAAGGGAGAATTCCGGAGATACACGCTGATAATAATCATCGCGACTTGCAAAGCCATGCAGCGGTGCTGTAAAGTATTGATCAACTTCATCAAACGACGTAATTTTATCTATCTGATCCCGGTTTATGAAATCCGGAAACTGAGCTGCTTTGTATTTCAGCTTTCTTTTGATATCAATTGTAAAGTTCTTTAAATAAACTCTGTTAAAACCTTGTTTGAGTACAGCGGCACTTGTAGCAATATGAGTAGGTACCGAAATTGAAACCGCAGCCTTAATACGTTCATCAATTTTAGTCCAGCCTAAATAATTCAGAAGCTGTACTCCTCCCATTGAATATCCAATCAAATAGACATCTTCGAATTCTTTTTGAAAAACAAAACGGACTACTTCATCAAGATCATCTACAGCACCATGATGGTAAAGTCTGGGAAGACGATTCATCTCGCCTCCGCAGGTACGATTGTTCCATGCAAAAACAGAGAAACCTCTCTCTCGAAAATAATCAGCACAACTATTATTATAGGTTCTGCGCGAATCCCCTTCTAGACCATGACATAAAATGACTGCTTTTTTAGAATCATTTATAATAAAGTCGATGTTTATAAAATCTCCGTCACTTAATTCATGCTTTTCTCTTGTATATTCGGGAACTTCATACTTTTTAAACAAAGCAGCATAAATGGTAGAAATATGCCTGTTGCGATGCATAACAGAAGGCAGATTATATTCTGATTGTTCAATTAATGGCATGATTAAATAGTTTTATGGTGCTATACAAATCTAAGAAATCATTCCATATCAAACTTAATCCTCTCTTTTTATTTTGTTTTTGAGAATTTCAAAACAACCTAACTGAACATACTAATAGGAAACTAAAGGGAGGTGGTCCTTTAATGATAATCAATACTTATAGACACAATGCGTACTGTTTACAAGTAAAATTACTTATTTAAAGCTTGCTGACTCTTTCTCCCTTTAATTCCCATCAAACCAAATCATGGAACACTTTTAAAAATTTTGCACAATAAGAAAATAAAGAGGCAATCCGATGGTTATATTTATTGGAAAAGTAACAGCCAGTGCCATGGGCAGAAACAGTCCCGGGTTTGCCTGAGGAACTGTAATCTTCATTGCCGCCGGAACTGCAATATAAGAAGCGCTTGCTGCCAGTATCGCAAAAACGAAACGATTGGTTATATCTACAGTCACAAACGAACTCAATACTGCAAAAACACAGCCATTAAGCAAAGGAATCAAAATAGCGAAAAGAAAAGGAAACCATCCGAAAGAGAAGAAGGATTTCATTTTTTGTCCGCTTGTTATTCCCATATCCAGTAAAAATATAGCTAAGAATCCTTTAAATAAATCATTTGTAAAGGGTTCTATACCTTGTGCCTGTTTTTCACTTGCAAGATACCCTATAATCAAACTTCCTAAAATAAGAAGGACACTCCCATTAGTTAAAGAATGTTTGAGTGCGGAACGTTTTTGAATAGAACTCGTTTTGTCTTTATTGAAAAAGGAGATTAAAACCAATCCAATGATGATCGCCGGAGATTCCATTAAAGCCATAATAGCAACCATATGTCCGTGTAGCGCCAATTGCTGGCTTTCCAGGAACGAAACGGCTGTGACAAAAGTAACAGCACTGACTGAACCATACGCCGCAGCGATAGCACCGGCATCGTAAACATTTAATTTTCTTTTGAGAATAAAAAAGGTATAGACCGGAATTATTCCTGAAATAAAAATCCCGAATAACATTGACCAGACAATTTCACTTGTAAAAGCTTCATGCGAGAGCTCCTGACCTCCTTTAAAACCAATAGCAAATAATAAATAGAGCGAAATAAACTTCGAAGAGTTTTTAGGGATTTCGAGATCACTCTTTAAATAGACCGCTATAATTCCTAGTACAAAAAAAAGCAGTGCGGGATTGGTTAGGTTTTCAAGCAATAAATTTAGATTCATATGTTTGGACTTTTGTATTTTTTACTGTGATTAGCCTCTCTCTAAAAAAAAAGCGATATTGTTATCTGAGTTTCATGCGAGAGGTGTCTTTCATTAAAAATTGTTTTATTTATTGTTTTGAGGCTCTTTCAAGACGATCGTTAATGGTTCGTCCGAGATCATGATCCGGAAAACGCTCTGCAATTATGATGTCTACTTTCATAGCATCTAATTCATGAAGTGCGGTATATAGCTTTGAAGCTGCTTCTTTCAGGCTGCCAATAGGAGAAAGAATGACCTGATGTTTACTGTTTTGTTCTTCCCTGTGCTGCCTGAACGTCAGCAAACCTATTTTTTTATCCGAAAATTTACTGATAGATTCCGAAAGATTATCGGTTACATACAAAGTTGATTGTGGAGCATAATGTTTTGACAGCATGCCTGGAGCTTCGGGAGCCTCTTCTGCTTTATTAAACAAGATTGCCGGTCCTGTAACTTTCTCTATTTCTTCTTTAGAAAGT
It encodes the following:
- a CDS encoding sodium-dependent bicarbonate transport family permease, encoding MNLNLLLENLTNPALLFFVLGIIAVYLKSDLEIPKNSSKFISLYLLFAIGFKGGQELSHEAFTSEIVWSMLFGIFISGIIPVYTFFILKRKLNVYDAGAIAAAYGSVSAVTFVTAVSFLESQQLALHGHMVAIMALMESPAIIIGLVLISFFNKDKTSSIQKRSALKHSLTNGSVLLILGSLIIGYLASEKQAQGIEPFTNDLFKGFLAIFLLDMGITSGQKMKSFFSFGWFPFLFAILIPLLNGCVFAVLSSFVTVDITNRFVFAILAASASYIAVPAAMKITVPQANPGLFLPMALAVTFPINITIGLPLYFLIVQNF
- a CDS encoding YheT family hydrolase, producing MPLIEQSEYNLPSVMHRNRHISTIYAALFKKYEVPEYTREKHELSDGDFINIDFIINDSKKAVILCHGLEGDSRRTYNNSCADYFRERGFSVFAWNNRTCGGEMNRLPRLYHHGAVDDLDEVVRFVFQKEFEDVYLIGYSMGGVQLLNYLGWTKIDERIKAAVSISVPTHIATSAAVLKQGFNRVYLKNFTIDIKRKLKYKAAQFPDFINRDQIDKITSFDEVDQYFTAPLHGFASRDDYYQRVSPEFSLQNITTPVLIINSLDDPFLGERCYPRAIAKESAYVYLETPRYGGHCAFPLRNSEYSYAEKRAYEFFESCKNFA